Proteins from a single region of Sesamum indicum cultivar Zhongzhi No. 13 linkage group LG5, S_indicum_v1.0, whole genome shotgun sequence:
- the LOC105162031 gene encoding uncharacterized protein LOC105162031: protein MTSAILPFRPVLVARAGINAADERKPDQTRRTSSPKWWAPLFGFSSDPDYMNPDEKKRDGAGGPKPGKTRFAPGSFTDEKAKRLRRMTYDASSFHDAMYHSAIASRLASDFSDRTSAA from the coding sequence ATGACGTCCGCAATCCTACCGTTTCGGCCGGTACTGGTGGCGAGAGCTGGCATCAACGCCGCCGACGAGCGGAAACCCGATCAGACCAGAAGGACCTCATCTCCGAAGTGGTGGGCCCCACTCTTCGGGTTCTCCTCCGACCCGGACTACATGAACCCAGACGAGAAGAAGAGGGACGGAGCTGGAGGGCCGAAGCCGGGGAAAACCCGGTTCGCCCCGGGATCTTTCACGGACGAGAAAGCAAAGCGGCTACGGAGGATGACTTATGATGCGTCGTCGTTCCACGACGCCATGTACCATTCCGCCATAGCTTCGAGGCTGGCCTCCGACTTCTCCGATCGGACCAGCGCTGCCTGA